From the Lathyrus oleraceus cultivar Zhongwan6 chromosome 4, CAAS_Psat_ZW6_1.0, whole genome shotgun sequence genome, one window contains:
- the LOC127074827 gene encoding pectin acetylesterase 8, with product MFYFIFLNHCLYHRVTLIIFFTIILYKTHHLEHTFIHTLPLPPLHLPLSFGSMESSRIMQCFNILLIALLLLLKTQGQFVPLTRLESAVSKGAVCLDGSPPAYHFHEGHEEGVNNWIVHIEGGGWCHNVTYCLYRKDSRLGSSKEMEEQTYFSGYLSNNQQYNPDFYNWNRVKVRYCDGSSFTGDVEEVDPETNLYFRGSRIFSAVMEDLLAKGMAHAEKAILSGCSAGGLTAILHCDGFKSMLPNGVKVKCVSDAGYFVNVKDISGDYYIEDYFGQVVETHGSEKNLPQSCTSRLTPGLCFFPQYVASDISTPIFIVNAAYDSWQIKNILAPGAADPNGQWGSCKTNLKNCSPEQLNIMQDYRSQFLKALSPITNSPSNGVFIDSCYVHCQTEPQETWFTNDSPMVDNKTVAMAVGDWFYERSPSREIDCTYPCNPTCQNRVFDLQGYPGIH from the exons ATGttctattttatttttcttaaCCATTGCTTATATCATCGAGTCACACTAATTATTTTTTTCACTATAATATTATATAAGACACACCACCTTGAACACACTTTCATTCATACTCTTCCACTCCCACCACTTCATCTTCCACTTTCTTTTGGTTCAATGGAGAGTTCAAGAATCATGCAATGCTTTAACATTCTACTAATTGCACTTCTATTGTTACTAAAGACACAAGGACAGTTTGTTCCACTGACTCGGCTCGAAAGCGCGGTATCAAAAGGAGCCG TGTGTTTGGATGGAAGCCCCCCAGCTTATCATTTTCATGAAGGACATGAAGAAGGAGTGAACAACTGGATTGTTCATATTGAG GGAGGTGGATGGTGCCACAATGTCACCTATTGTCTTTACCGAAAGGACAGTCGGTTAGGTTCGTCAAAGGAAATGGAAGAGCAAACTTATTTTTCTGGATATTTAAGTAACAACCAACAATATAATCCTG ATTTCTACAATTGGAATAGAGTCAAAGTTAGGTACTGTGATGGATCATCGTTTACCGGTGATGTTGAAGAAGTTGATCCA GAGACAAATTTGTACTTCAGAGGATCGAGGATTTTTTCTGCTGTAATGGAAGATTTACTAGCAAAAGGAATGGCTCATGCTGAAAAA GCTATTCTTTCTGGTTGTTCTGCTGGAGGATTAACTGCTATATTACACTGTGATGGATTTAAATCAATGTTACCTAATGGAGTTAAAGTGAAATGTGTCTCAGATGCTGGTTATTTTGTTAATGT AAAAGATATCTCTGGAGATTATTACATCGAAGATTACTTCGGTCAAGTTGTTGAAACCCAT GGTTCGGAAAAGAATTTGCCTCAATCTTGCACTTCAAGACTCACTCCGGGACTA TGTTTTTTCCCACAATATGTGGCATCAGATATTAGTACGCCAATCTTCATTGTAAATGCGGCATATGACTCATGGCAG ATTAAGAACATTTTGGCGCCCGGTGCTGCTGATCCGAATGGCCAATGGGGTAGCTGCAAGACTAATCTAAAGAACTGCTCACCTGAACAACTAAATATAATGCAAG ACTATAGGTCACAATTCTTAAAGGCGTTGAGTCCTATAACCAACTCTCCATCTAATGGAGTGTTCATAGACTCTTGTTATGTCCACTGCCAAACAGAACCACAGGAAACATGGTTTACAAATGACTCTCCAATGGTTGACAATAAA ACAGTTGCAATGGCAGTAGGAGACTGGTTTTATGAAAGAAGTCCTTCACGTGAGATAGATTGCACTTACCCTTGCAACCCTACTTGTCAAAACCGTGTTTTT